Within Candidatus Sulfotelmatobacter sp., the genomic segment TACGTCGCCTGCCGCGACACCGCGGTGAATTGCATCCACAACGCCGACGAACCGCTGCGACCGGGCCACGAAGCGCCGACCCGCAGCGACGCGATTGCCGCCGCCAACCAGCGCGGCGCGCACGTCGTGTGGGTGGACGAGAGCGAGTGCATCGGCTGCAATCTGTGTTCCCACGTCTGCCCGGTTCCCGACTGCATCACCATGACCGACGTCACCAACGGCCGGCCGTTCGAATCGTGGAACGACCGCATGGCCAGGGGCACCTCGGTGGTGCCGGGCGGCCTCAAGGACTGGCGGGCCGCGAACGGCGCCCGGCGTTGAGGAGCGACCGCGCGTGTCCGCGGTGAGCGGGCTCCAGGCGCTCCATCTCCGTCCCGGACATCCCGACCTCCTGGATCTCCCCTGGCACCTGCCGCTGGCGCGGTGGCCTGGGGCGTGCCCGAGGCTGGTGGAGATGCCGCGCGGCCTCTCGCGGCACGACGTGCAATTCGTCAGCTACGGCGCGACCAGCTACGCGCTGAAGGAGATGCCGGCCAGCGCCGGCGAACGCGAGTACGACACGCTGATGCGGCTCGAAGAGCGCCGGCTGCCGGCGGTGACTCCGGTCGGGCACGCGCGTGTGCGCACCGAGGCCGGGGAAGACACCAGCGTGCTGGTGACGCGCTTCCTCGAGGCTTCGCTGCCCTACCGCATCCTGTTCCAGGATCCCGGGCTCGGCCGCTATCGAGATCGGCTGATCGACGCGATCGCGGGCCTGCTGGTGCGGCTGCACCTGGCGGGCTTCTACTGGGGCGATTGCTCGCTGTCCAACACCCTGTTTCGCCGCGACGCCGGCGAGCTGCAGGCCTATCTCGTGGACGCCGAGACCTCGGAGTTCGTGGAGACCATGAGCGACGGACATCGCCAGCAGGACCTGCTGATCCTCGAGGAGAACGTGGCGGGCGAGATCGCCGACGTCGCCGCGATGGAGAACGTGAGTCCGCCTGGCCCGGCGCTGGGCGAGAGCGAGGCGCTGATTCGGGCGCGCTACGAGCGGTTGTGGAGCGAGGTCACGCGCGAAGAGACGTTTCTCGCCGGCGAGAGCTTTCGCCTGCACGAGCGCGTCAACGCCCTGAACGCGCTGGGCTTCTCGGTGGGCGAGATCGAGCTG encodes:
- a CDS encoding 4Fe-4S dicluster-binding protein; translation: YVACRDTAVNCIHNADEPLRPGHEAPTRSDAIAAANQRGAHVVWVDESECIGCNLCSHVCPVPDCITMTDVTNGRPFESWNDRMARGTSVVPGGLKDWRAANGARR
- a CDS encoding DUF4032 domain-containing protein — its product is MSAVSGLQALHLRPGHPDLLDLPWHLPLARWPGACPRLVEMPRGLSRHDVQFVSYGATSYALKEMPASAGEREYDTLMRLEERRLPAVTPVGHARVRTEAGEDTSVLVTRFLEASLPYRILFQDPGLGRYRDRLIDAIAGLLVRLHLAGFYWGDCSLSNTLFRRDAGELQAYLVDAETSEFVETMSDGHRQQDLLILEENVAGEIADVAAMENVSPPGPALGESEALIRARYERLWSEVTREETFLAGESFRLHERVNALNALGFSVGEIELVPTGERNRLLMRTIVTDRDYHRHQLHSLTGVVAEERQAQQMMNEIRELQAWFSNEQGRSVSMTEAAFHWQHERYEPTLKRLAAQVAAGAAPTELYCQVLEHKWFLSEKAQHDVGFERAVDDYLQQFPQTPA